The following proteins come from a genomic window of Campylobacter concisus:
- a CDS encoding FecCD family ABC transporter permease: MKNANFSLVAIFLAILTLICAFVALGVGRFYIPFSDVFSVLAHGFGFGDGAASNITNVIENLRIPRIIAAILVGAALSVSGAAYQGVFKNQLVSPDLLGVSAGACVGAATAIIFDLSLFWVQAFAFGFGLAAVAITLAIPKMMGRTSTLMLVLSGIIVSGLMGSIIGFLKYVADPETKLPDIVYWQLGSLAKLDSDNLIYIAPVMIICAVLLIAMSWRINLLSLGDESAARLGVNVAFERAVIIICATLLTACSVCISGIVAWVGLLMPHLARMLVGANNIKSMPASIFMGAMFLLFVDTLARSISVSEVPLGVLTGFIGTVFFVWVLWRNKKVA, encoded by the coding sequence ATGAAAAACGCAAATTTTTCATTAGTTGCTATATTTTTAGCCATACTGACGCTTATTTGCGCATTTGTCGCACTTGGCGTTGGTAGGTTTTATATACCTTTTAGCGATGTCTTTAGCGTGCTAGCTCACGGCTTTGGCTTTGGCGATGGGGCAGCTAGTAACATCACAAACGTGATAGAAAATTTGCGCATACCTCGCATCATTGCAGCCATTTTAGTCGGTGCCGCTCTTAGCGTGAGCGGTGCTGCCTATCAAGGCGTCTTTAAGAACCAGCTAGTAAGCCCTGATCTTCTAGGCGTCTCGGCTGGTGCTTGCGTGGGAGCTGCCACTGCGATCATCTTTGATCTATCGCTATTTTGGGTGCAGGCTTTTGCATTTGGCTTTGGCCTAGCAGCCGTTGCTATCACTCTAGCCATACCTAAGATGATGGGGCGCACGAGCACGCTTATGCTGGTTCTTTCTGGTATCATCGTAAGTGGCCTCATGGGTTCAATAATCGGCTTTTTAAAATATGTCGCAGACCCTGAGACAAAGCTACCTGACATTGTTTATTGGCAGCTTGGTAGCCTTGCTAAGCTTGATAGCGATAACTTAATATACATCGCCCCAGTGATGATCATCTGCGCCGTTTTGCTAATAGCCATGAGCTGGCGTATAAATTTGCTCTCTCTTGGCGACGAGAGTGCGGCAAGACTAGGCGTAAATGTGGCTTTTGAGCGCGCTGTCATCATCATCTGCGCTACGCTTCTTACAGCCTGCAGCGTCTGCATAAGCGGTATAGTCGCTTGGGTGGGACTTCTCATGCCTCACTTAGCGCGTATGCTAGTTGGTGCAAACAACATAAAAAGCATGCCAGCAAGCATATTTATGGGTGCGATGTTTTTACTATTTGTAGATACATTAGCTCGTAGCATAAGCGTGAGCGAAGTGCCTCTTGGCGTACTTACCGGCTTTATCGGCACAGTATTTTTCGTCTGGGTTTTATGGCGAAATAAAAAGGTTGCGTGA
- a CDS encoding ABC transporter ATP-binding protein yields MLEVRNLNFSYPNGAGKLENVNLKIGAGEILTILGRNGAGKSTTLGLISGSLKPVSGEIFLDGKNVDSLSNKERAKIMAYVAQSEVTEYDYTGLEFITMGRAAHLGIFARPSKEDEEIARIYTKKLEIEHLEEKFITQMSGGQKQMCMIARAMAAQPKMIIFDEPTSALDYGNQYKFLRTLKWLKEIGYSVVLTTHNPDFAVLLGGYVALVKGDGEVGFGTVDEIIRSENLSKLYGLNLNVSYIDEVKRECCLTYPL; encoded by the coding sequence ATGCTTGAAGTTAGAAATTTAAACTTTAGCTACCCAAATGGGGCTGGCAAACTAGAAAATGTAAATTTAAAGATAGGTGCAGGTGAGATTTTAACCATTCTTGGTCGAAATGGAGCTGGCAAATCAACAACCCTAGGCTTGATAAGTGGCTCGCTAAAGCCAGTTTCTGGAGAAATTTTCCTTGATGGCAAAAACGTTGATAGCCTAAGCAACAAAGAGCGCGCTAAGATCATGGCGTATGTCGCTCAAAGCGAGGTTACCGAGTATGACTACACTGGACTCGAATTTATAACAATGGGACGCGCGGCGCACCTTGGCATCTTTGCAAGACCTAGCAAAGAGGATGAGGAGATCGCTAGAATTTACACCAAAAAGCTTGAGATCGAGCACCTTGAAGAGAAATTTATCACTCAAATGAGTGGCGGTCAAAAGCAGATGTGTATGATCGCTCGTGCGATGGCTGCGCAACCAAAAATGATCATATTTGACGAGCCAACGAGCGCGCTTGACTACGGCAACCAGTATAAATTTTTACGCACACTCAAGTGGCTAAAAGAGATTGGCTACTCAGTCGTGCTAACCACTCACAACCCTGACTTTGCCGTACTTCTTGGCGGATATGTAGCACTTGTAAAGGGTGATGGCGAGGTTGGATTTGGCACGGTTGATGAGATCATCAGAAGCGAAAATTTAAGCAAGCTTTACGGACTAAATTTAAACGTGAGCTACATCGACGAAGTAAAAAGAGAGTGCTGTTTAACATATCCTCTTTAA
- a CDS encoding DUF1523 family protein, which translates to MITFFKRICVIFIVLLHSFLALVVDYSFPHYANVQITGGDVKRMDKDGIIDAKNPADGPTRDVYFIYTKDSNNSNKVMAYRNEDTAWGFPFYFKFNSADVQAKAQGFANSDKNVTVKYYGYRISMLQEFRNVISLKESGTDTSWPVASYVLYFILFISLIIWIRKINKAFTPKVSENLDK; encoded by the coding sequence ATGATTACATTTTTTAAAAGAATTTGCGTTATTTTTATTGTACTCTTACACTCTTTTTTGGCTCTTGTAGTTGATTATTCGTTTCCACACTATGCAAATGTGCAAATCACAGGTGGCGATGTCAAACGTATGGACAAAGATGGTATCATCGACGCTAAAAATCCGGCAGATGGCCCTACCAGAGATGTTTATTTTATCTACACTAAAGATTCTAATAATTCAAATAAGGTCATGGCTTATAGAAATGAAGATACTGCATGGGGATTTCCGTTTTATTTTAAATTTAACTCAGCTGATGTACAAGCCAAAGCTCAAGGCTTTGCAAATAGCGATAAAAACGTAACTGTAAAATATTATGGATATAGAATTTCTATGCTTCAAGAGTTTAGAAATGTCATCTCACTAAAAGAAAGTGGCACAGATACTAGTTGGCCGGTAGCTAGCTATGTGCTTTACTTTATCTTATTTATCTCGCTAATCATTTGGATAAGAAAGATAAACAAGGCTTTTACACCAAAAGTTAGTGAAAATTTAGATAAATAA
- the recG gene encoding ATP-dependent DNA helicase RecG, with protein MKFEASDRAKLLKIGVLSLLDLALVLPKGFEDTTIAKSPREGQVCINVKITSLASRPGMLTALAFCEQWQSSIKIVIFNAKSWHYGAFKTGKEMAIYGLCSYAFGSWQIVNPKITTKIGQIVPKFKTELKDEEVKKLVLKYINLQNLLAEGLSEREAKFLAELQRLDEQSVQILYRLKNDNEGVQILKFVEIFNYIKKLSAKKIYFKSPKIELFDISSWLKSLPFTPTNDQLNAINDIRDDLGAVQAKRRVIMGDVGSGKTLVILAAALSVYPQSTILMAPTSILSEQIYNEAKRLLPAFMNVMLVRSGEKKIDFSGVNLIIGTHALLFHELPNSPLVMVDEQHRFGSNQRKKIEELASNEEERANFVQFSATPIPRTLSLIQSEIVNFSFLKQMPFKKNITSQILGASEFGYLLAHIKKQLAGGFQVAIIYPLVESSESSNYQSLSEAQGFWLKNFKNVFVTHGKDKEKEEILRRFREEGEILLSTTVVEVGISLPRLNTIVIVGAERLGLATLHQLRGRVGRNGGDGYCFLFTKLKEAPTRLKEFCATNDGFKVAELDLKNRQSGDILNGFVQHGATFNFYDYEDDITQAAKARVAALAKNNA; from the coding sequence ATGAAATTTGAAGCAAGCGATAGAGCAAAACTTCTAAAAATAGGCGTGCTTAGCCTGCTTGACCTTGCTCTCGTGCTACCAAAGGGCTTTGAGGATACGACGATCGCTAAGAGCCCAAGAGAAGGGCAGGTCTGCATAAATGTAAAGATCACCTCACTCGCCTCGCGCCCTGGCATGCTAACGGCGCTTGCCTTTTGTGAGCAGTGGCAAAGTAGCATAAAGATCGTCATTTTTAATGCAAAGTCCTGGCACTATGGCGCTTTTAAGACAGGCAAAGAGATGGCGATATATGGGCTTTGCTCCTACGCCTTTGGCTCGTGGCAGATAGTAAATCCAAAAATTACCACAAAAATAGGTCAGATCGTGCCTAAATTTAAGACCGAGCTAAAAGATGAGGAAGTCAAAAAACTTGTTTTAAAATATATAAATTTACAAAATTTACTGGCTGAGGGCTTAAGTGAGCGAGAGGCTAAATTTCTAGCTGAGCTGCAAAGACTAGACGAGCAAAGTGTACAAATTTTATACCGCCTAAAAAACGATAATGAGGGCGTGCAGATCTTAAAATTTGTAGAAATTTTTAACTACATAAAAAAGCTAAGTGCCAAAAAAATCTACTTTAAAAGTCCTAAAATAGAGCTTTTTGATATAAGCTCTTGGCTTAAAAGCTTGCCATTTACGCCGACAAACGACCAACTAAATGCTATAAACGACATCAGAGACGACCTTGGTGCTGTGCAGGCAAAAAGACGCGTGATAATGGGTGACGTGGGAAGTGGCAAGACGCTAGTGATCCTAGCAGCAGCACTCAGCGTCTATCCACAAAGTACCATTTTGATGGCGCCAACAAGCATCTTAAGTGAGCAAATTTATAATGAAGCAAAGAGGCTTTTGCCTGCTTTTATGAATGTGATGCTGGTGCGAAGCGGGGAGAAAAAGATAGACTTTAGCGGGGTAAATTTGATCATCGGTACGCATGCGCTGCTCTTTCACGAGCTGCCAAACTCGCCACTTGTCATGGTCGATGAGCAGCACCGCTTTGGCTCAAATCAGCGCAAAAAGATAGAGGAGCTTGCCTCAAACGAGGAGGAGCGAGCAAATTTCGTGCAGTTTTCAGCTACACCTATACCAAGGACGCTAAGTTTAATTCAGTCTGAGATCGTAAATTTTAGCTTTTTAAAGCAGATGCCGTTTAAGAAAAATATAACGAGCCAAATTTTAGGCGCTAGCGAGTTTGGCTACCTGCTCGCTCACATCAAAAAGCAGCTTGCGGGCGGCTTTCAAGTAGCCATCATCTATCCGCTAGTTGAGAGCAGCGAGAGTTCAAACTACCAAAGTCTAAGCGAGGCGCAGGGCTTTTGGCTAAAGAATTTCAAAAATGTCTTCGTCACGCACGGCAAGGACAAAGAAAAAGAGGAAATTTTAAGGAGATTTAGAGAAGAGGGCGAAATTTTGCTCTCAACCACTGTTGTTGAGGTTGGGATCTCGCTGCCAAGGCTAAATACGATAGTGATCGTGGGTGCTGAGCGGCTAGGGCTTGCCACGCTTCATCAGCTGCGCGGCAGAGTAGGGCGAAACGGTGGCGATGGATACTGCTTTTTATTTACCAAGCTAAAAGAGGCGCCAACAAGACTAAAAGAATTTTGTGCGACAAATGACGGCTTTAAGGTGGCCGAGCTTGATCTTAAAAACCGACAAAGTGGTGACATACTAAACGGCTTTGTCCAGCATGGAGCGACATTTAACTTCTACGACTACGAGGATGATATCACACAGGCTGCAAAGGCTAGAGTGGCGGCACTTGCTAAAAATAATGCCTAG
- a CDS encoding M16 family metallopeptidase — MKILDINVKNIKIPVVFESSKAMPVVSLRLVFKAAGSSQNGKLAGLARLSANLLNEGDIKLGSAKFAKELEVRAISLNASCGFETFCIDLNCLKEHFAFACGKLKELLLAPNLTDEILNRCKTVTLGEIAANENDFDYVARQGLFEILYPKSVLAQPSIGTKKSIKAITLEDVRKFLNEHLDLSNLLCVLGGDIDERQTKELASVLEILKPGKVRKLERFSPSNKCETSEIIRQSEQAYIYFGAPFNVKPEEKYKVAVATFILGEGGFGSRLMEEIRVKRGLAYSAYARNLLNLSYSQLYGYMQTKNEKKDEAIAVIKEEILKFSKKGVSKAELEQAKKFLLGSLPLRLETLFKRLDIAQGEFYEHGELGAFLKDLDKISALSLSELNSFIKAHAEINQLSFCVLKNEI, encoded by the coding sequence ATGAAAATTTTAGATATCAATGTAAAAAATATAAAAATCCCGGTCGTTTTCGAAAGCTCAAAAGCGATGCCAGTAGTGAGCCTCAGACTTGTTTTTAAAGCAGCTGGTAGCTCTCAAAATGGTAAGCTAGCAGGCCTAGCTAGGCTAAGCGCAAATTTACTAAACGAGGGCGATATAAAGCTAGGCTCGGCTAAATTTGCCAAAGAGCTTGAGGTGCGGGCGATTAGCCTAAATGCAAGCTGCGGCTTTGAGACATTTTGCATCGATCTAAACTGCCTAAAAGAACATTTTGCCTTTGCGTGCGGCAAGCTAAAAGAGCTACTACTCGCTCCAAATTTAACAGATGAGATCCTAAATAGGTGCAAGACCGTCACTCTTGGCGAGATCGCGGCAAATGAAAACGACTTTGACTACGTGGCAAGGCAAGGGCTTTTTGAGATTTTATACCCAAAAAGCGTGCTTGCTCAGCCAAGTATCGGCACTAAAAAGAGCATTAAAGCTATAACGCTTGAAGACGTGAGGAAATTTTTAAACGAGCACTTAGACCTTTCAAATTTGCTCTGTGTGCTTGGTGGCGACATCGACGAGAGGCAGACAAAAGAGCTTGCTAGCGTTTTAGAAATTTTAAAACCTGGCAAGGTGCGAAAGCTAGAGCGCTTTAGCCCAAGCAACAAATGTGAAACCAGCGAGATCATAAGGCAAAGCGAGCAGGCATATATCTACTTTGGTGCGCCGTTTAATGTAAAACCTGAAGAGAAATATAAGGTGGCAGTGGCGACATTTATCCTAGGCGAGGGTGGCTTTGGCTCGAGGCTCATGGAGGAGATCCGCGTGAAAAGAGGGCTTGCATACAGCGCCTACGCTAGAAATTTACTAAATCTCTCTTACAGCCAGCTTTATGGCTACATGCAGACAAAAAATGAGAAAAAAGATGAGGCCATCGCTGTTATAAAAGAGGAAATTTTAAAATTTAGTAAAAAAGGCGTTAGCAAGGCCGAGCTTGAGCAGGCGAAGAAATTTTTGCTTGGTTCGTTGCCACTTAGACTTGAGACGCTATTTAAGCGCCTTGACATCGCGCAGGGCGAGTTTTATGAGCATGGCGAGCTTGGGGCATTTTTAAAGGATTTGGATAAAATTTCAGCCCTTTCACTAAGCGAGCTAAATAGCTTCATAAAAGCCCACGCAGAGATCAATCAGCTAAGTTTTTGCGTTTTAAAAAATGAAATTTGA
- a CDS encoding excalibur calcium-binding domain-containing protein, protein MKKVVLILFFALMANAADKFDCSKRYCKEMKSCEEAYHYLRKCGRSGFDRDRDGIPCENVCKEHRVEK, encoded by the coding sequence ATGAAAAAAGTAGTTTTGATTTTATTTTTTGCATTGATGGCAAACGCGGCGGATAAATTTGATTGTTCTAAACGCTACTGCAAAGAGATGAAAAGTTGCGAAGAGGCATATCACTATCTAAGAAAATGCGGACGCAGTGGGTTTGATCGTGATCGTGACGGCATACCATGCGAGAATGTATGCAAAGAACATAGAGTAGAAAAATAA
- a CDS encoding ABC transporter substrate-binding protein, with translation MQTNFMHKVTKFSLVASLFMALSLNAAESARSITDMQGVKVSVPEKVEKIAALWNANNEIILALGGMDKVVATTDLIKNNKWFEHVYPKLKNLPAALNGKDLQIEELVKLAPDVIIVYNKNFQDELIKNGFSAVNLIFRDYPDMEKSIYATAEVIGTDDARKKAEKLANKIHDNSEFVTARTKNIPDAKRPKVLHLLGGANLLKVDGTNTIQNTWIKLGGGVNAINTEGFMIEVSAEEIINANPDIIIVGGNDTDAQIKKIKEHPAFSGSNAVKNGKIYGNPKGVWSWDRYGAESILQILWAAKTIQPDLFKDVDMKVKTKEFYKEFLNHDLSDKEYGYILKALNPDGSSK, from the coding sequence ATGCAAACAAATTTTATGCATAAAGTAACCAAATTTAGCCTTGTTGCTTCACTATTTATGGCTCTTAGCCTAAACGCAGCTGAGTCTGCAAGAAGCATAACCGATATGCAAGGCGTAAAAGTAAGCGTCCCAGAAAAAGTTGAGAAGATCGCTGCACTGTGGAATGCAAACAACGAGATCATCCTAGCACTTGGCGGTATGGATAAGGTTGTAGCCACAACCGATCTGATCAAAAACAACAAGTGGTTTGAGCACGTCTATCCAAAACTTAAAAATTTACCAGCCGCACTAAATGGCAAAGACCTTCAGATCGAAGAGCTTGTTAAACTTGCACCTGACGTTATCATAGTGTATAACAAAAATTTTCAAGATGAACTTATCAAAAATGGCTTTAGCGCGGTAAATTTGATCTTTAGAGACTATCCAGACATGGAGAAAAGCATCTATGCAACAGCTGAAGTCATAGGCACTGATGATGCTAGAAAAAAAGCTGAAAAACTTGCTAATAAAATCCACGATAACTCTGAGTTTGTAACAGCAAGAACAAAAAACATCCCTGACGCTAAACGTCCAAAAGTACTTCACTTGCTTGGTGGCGCAAATTTGCTAAAAGTTGATGGCACAAACACTATCCAAAACACTTGGATCAAGCTAGGTGGCGGCGTAAATGCTATCAATACTGAGGGTTTTATGATCGAAGTTAGCGCTGAAGAGATCATCAATGCAAACCCTGATATCATCATCGTTGGCGGCAATGACACAGACGCACAGATCAAAAAGATAAAAGAGCACCCCGCATTCTCTGGCTCAAACGCTGTTAAAAACGGCAAAATTTACGGCAACCCAAAAGGTGTATGGAGCTGGGATAGATATGGTGCTGAAAGCATTCTTCAAATTTTATGGGCAGCAAAAACTATCCAACCAGATCTATTTAAAGATGTCGATATGAAAGTAAAAACAAAAGAGTTTTATAAAGAGTTTTTAAATCACGATCTTAGTGACAAAGAGTATGGCTATATCTTAAAAGCTCTAAATCCAGACGGTAGCAGCAAGTAA
- a CDS encoding dehypoxanthine futalosine cyclase codes for MKRLSVNEAIDLIENAPLHELGKMALARKKELHPEGITTFIVDRNINYTNVCWVDCKFCAFYRHAKEEDAYVLSFEEIGKKIEELIAIGGTQILFQGGVHPKLEIEWYEELVSYISKHYPSITIHGFSAVEIDYIARVSKISTKEVLRRLNEKGLYSMPGAGAEILSDRVRDIIAPKKCDTADWLRIHKEAHELGMKTTATMMFGTVESTREIVEHWEHVRNLQDETAGFRAFILWSFQGLNTKLMQEFPEIKKQSSNVYLRLLAVSRLFLDNFKNIQSSWVTQGSYVGQLALLFGANDLGSTMMEENVVKAAGASFRMNQDQMIELIKDVGEIPAKRNTNYDILEKF; via the coding sequence TTGAAAAGACTTAGTGTAAATGAAGCCATCGATCTTATAGAAAATGCACCGCTTCACGAGCTTGGCAAGATGGCGCTAGCTAGAAAAAAAGAGCTTCATCCAGAAGGCATTACGACCTTCATCGTAGATCGCAACATCAACTATACAAATGTTTGCTGGGTGGATTGTAAATTTTGCGCATTTTACCGCCACGCAAAAGAAGAAGACGCTTATGTGCTAAGTTTTGAGGAGATCGGCAAGAAGATCGAGGAGCTAATCGCCATTGGTGGTACGCAAATTTTATTTCAAGGTGGCGTTCATCCAAAGCTAGAGATCGAGTGGTACGAGGAGCTTGTAAGCTACATCAGCAAGCACTATCCAAGCATCACGATACATGGCTTTTCTGCCGTTGAGATCGACTACATCGCAAGAGTTTCAAAAATTTCTACAAAAGAGGTCTTAAGACGCCTAAACGAAAAGGGCTTATACTCGATGCCAGGGGCTGGAGCGGAGATTTTAAGCGATAGAGTGCGTGACATCATCGCCCCAAAAAAATGCGACACCGCAGACTGGCTTCGCATACACAAAGAGGCGCACGAGCTTGGCATGAAAACGACTGCCACGATGATGTTTGGCACGGTTGAGAGCACTCGCGAGATCGTAGAGCACTGGGAGCACGTCAGAAATTTACAAGATGAAACGGCTGGATTTAGGGCATTTATACTTTGGAGCTTTCAAGGGCTAAATACAAAGCTCATGCAGGAATTCCCAGAGATCAAAAAGCAAAGCTCAAACGTCTATCTAAGACTTCTTGCGGTCTCAAGGCTCTTTTTGGATAACTTTAAAAATATCCAAAGCAGCTGGGTCACGCAGGGCAGCTACGTTGGTCAGCTAGCGCTTCTTTTTGGCGCAAACGACCTTGGCAGCACAATGATGGAAGAAAACGTCGTAAAAGCCGCAGGAGCGAGCTTTAGGATGAATCAAGATCAGATGATCGAGCTTATAAAAGATGTCGGAGAAATCCCAGCTAAGCGCAACACAAACTACGATATTTTGGAGAAATTTTAG
- a CDS encoding nitric-oxide reductase large subunit — translation MREYKKYWLALVAVLVICFSILGYYGVEVYRSSPPVVNFTDENGNVVIDKESIYKGQEAWQSIGGMQVGSVWGHGAYQAPDWSADWLHKELVIFLELKADEIYHSKYADLNDEQKANLKVLLKKEYRENGVKDDKIVLSSDRLKAMKQVSQEYSSLFGNDPKFKSLREAYAMKENTLPNASDRDDLNNFFFWSAWATAANRPNSDATYTNNWPHEPLIDNVPTSENIFWSIASVVILIAGIGFLVWFSSFYGKKDDEKLEAISEDPLSKLSLTPSQKALKKYLFVTLALFAFQILIGGFTAHYTVEGQEFYGINLSAYIPYSLARTWHIQASIFWIATGFLAGGLFLAPIINGGKDPKFQKLGVDLLFYALLILVVGSFAGEYLAIANIMPINLSFWFGHQGYEYIELGRVWQIILFVGLVIWMLLLLRGFIGGFKNKGDKNLLAIFAASAVAVGLFYGAGLFYGQRSPLPVMEYWRWWVVHLWVEGFFEVFATASLAFVFVSLGLVSKRFATFSTLASASLFLVGGIPGTFHHLYFAGTTTPIMAVGASFSALEVVPLVLLGAEAYEHYRLQFAQTWAKTLKWPLYCFIAVAFWNMLGAGVFGFLINPPISLFYIQGLNTTPVHGHAALFGVYGFLALGFVWLVATYLFKGQEFDEKLMKVGFWGLNIGLMLMIVLSLLPIGIYQAFASLEHGMWYARSAELLQQSHLQNLRWVRMIGDTILIIGGISFLAQLLKFMLNKKA, via the coding sequence ATGCGTGAATACAAAAAGTATTGGCTAGCACTTGTTGCAGTACTAGTAATTTGCTTTAGTATTTTAGGCTACTACGGCGTTGAAGTTTATAGAAGCTCGCCACCAGTTGTAAATTTTACAGATGAGAATGGTAATGTCGTTATCGACAAAGAGAGCATCTACAAAGGTCAAGAGGCCTGGCAAAGCATAGGAGGTATGCAAGTTGGCTCTGTTTGGGGACACGGTGCATATCAAGCACCCGATTGGAGTGCGGACTGGCTTCACAAAGAGTTAGTTATATTTTTAGAGTTAAAAGCAGATGAAATTTATCACTCAAAATATGCTGACTTGAATGACGAGCAAAAGGCAAATCTAAAAGTTCTACTTAAAAAAGAGTACCGAGAAAATGGTGTAAAAGACGATAAAATCGTACTTAGCAGCGATAGATTAAAGGCTATGAAACAAGTAAGCCAAGAGTATTCGTCACTTTTTGGAAATGACCCTAAGTTTAAATCTTTAAGAGAAGCTTATGCGATGAAAGAAAATACTCTTCCAAATGCTTCTGATAGAGATGATCTTAATAACTTTTTCTTCTGGTCAGCCTGGGCAACCGCAGCAAACAGACCTAATAGCGATGCTACATACACAAACAACTGGCCACATGAGCCACTAATCGATAATGTACCAACAAGCGAAAATATCTTTTGGTCAATCGCAAGCGTTGTAATACTTATTGCTGGTATTGGATTTCTTGTTTGGTTTAGCTCTTTTTATGGTAAAAAAGATGATGAAAAGTTGGAAGCTATTAGCGAAGATCCACTTAGTAAATTAAGCCTAACTCCATCTCAAAAAGCTCTTAAAAAATATCTTTTTGTAACTTTGGCTCTTTTTGCATTCCAAATTTTAATAGGTGGCTTTACGGCTCACTATACAGTCGAAGGACAAGAATTTTACGGTATAAATTTATCAGCTTATATCCCTTATTCACTTGCTAGAACATGGCACATTCAGGCTAGTATCTTCTGGATTGCGACAGGATTTTTAGCAGGCGGTCTTTTCCTAGCACCTATTATAAATGGCGGTAAAGATCCAAAATTCCAAAAGCTTGGCGTAGATTTATTATTTTACGCATTACTAATCCTTGTGGTTGGCAGTTTTGCTGGTGAGTATTTAGCGATCGCAAATATTATGCCTATAAATTTAAGCTTCTGGTTTGGACACCAAGGATACGAATATATCGAGCTTGGACGTGTTTGGCAAATTATTTTATTTGTTGGTCTTGTCATTTGGATGCTACTTTTACTTCGCGGATTTATCGGCGGATTTAAGAACAAAGGTGATAAAAATTTACTTGCTATCTTTGCAGCTTCAGCTGTTGCAGTTGGATTATTTTACGGAGCAGGATTATTTTACGGCCAAAGAAGCCCACTTCCAGTAATGGAATACTGGCGCTGGTGGGTTGTACACCTTTGGGTTGAAGGCTTTTTTGAGGTCTTTGCTACCGCTTCACTTGCTTTTGTATTTGTTAGTCTTGGTCTTGTTTCAAAGAGATTTGCTACATTTTCAACACTTGCGAGTGCATCACTTTTTTTAGTGGGCGGAATTCCAGGAACTTTCCACCACTTATATTTTGCGGGCACTACAACACCTATAATGGCAGTTGGCGCTAGTTTCTCAGCACTTGAGGTAGTTCCTCTTGTATTGCTTGGTGCTGAAGCTTATGAGCATTACAGACTTCAGTTTGCTCAAACTTGGGCTAAGACATTAAAATGGCCACTTTACTGCTTTATCGCAGTTGCTTTCTGGAATATGCTAGGTGCTGGTGTATTTGGATTTTTAATAAATCCTCCGATCTCACTATTTTATATCCAAGGCCTAAATACGACTCCAGTTCACGGACATGCTGCGCTATTTGGTGTTTATGGATTTTTGGCACTTGGATTTGTTTGGCTAGTAGCTACTTATCTATTCAAAGGTCAAGAATTTGATGAAAAACTTATGAAAGTAGGTTTTTGGGGCTTAAATATAGGCCTTATGCTAATGATCGTGCTTTCACTACTTCCAATAGGAATTTATCAAGCATTTGCAAGCCTAGAGCATGGTATGTGGTATGCAAGAAGCGCTGAGCTTTTACAACAATCACACTTGCAAAATTTAAGATGGGTAAGAATGATTGGCGATACGATTTTAATAATCGGTGGAATTAGCTTCCTTGCACAACTTCTAAAATTTATGCTTAATAAAAAAGCTTAA
- the hpf gene encoding ribosome hibernation-promoting factor, HPF/YfiA family, with protein MNISIVGKQFELTEPIKNYIQDAFDTLGKYNLDIISARCVVAADEKQGKKGFNAEFSLNMAHKDTIVVRQKDKDLYAAIDLAVEKASKVLRREHDKKFTVKGKADDKDFRSRIGEEKIEGVEEIVPMELEIYKPLEVEEALEKLKSSDKQFYVFNDVDAKMRVIYKRTDGTFGLY; from the coding sequence ATGAATATAAGCATTGTAGGAAAACAATTTGAGCTAACAGAGCCGATCAAAAACTATATCCAAGACGCTTTTGATACACTTGGCAAATACAATCTTGACATCATCTCTGCAAGATGTGTTGTAGCAGCCGATGAAAAACAAGGCAAGAAAGGTTTTAACGCAGAATTTTCTCTAAATATGGCACATAAAGATACGATAGTCGTTCGCCAAAAAGATAAAGATCTTTATGCTGCGATCGATCTTGCTGTCGAAAAAGCTTCAAAAGTTTTAAGAAGAGAGCATGACAAGAAATTTACTGTAAAAGGTAAAGCAGATGATAAAGACTTTCGCTCAAGAATAGGTGAAGAAAAGATCGAGGGTGTCGAGGAGATCGTACCTATGGAGCTTGAAATTTATAAACCACTTGAAGTCGAAGAAGCTCTTGAGAAACTAAAATCAAGCGATAAACAATTTTATGTATTTAACGACGTTGACGCAAAAATGCGTGTGATCTACAAAAGAACAGACGGAACTTTCGGTCTTTACTAA